From Armatimonadota bacterium, the proteins below share one genomic window:
- a CDS encoding ABC transporter permease — MIRVLSNAIALARITLKLYMRDRKAMALSLLFPLFFTVAFGAALGKGGREEVREIMPMLVGLSIITSSFFGQGLGVVVQRERGMLRRYRLTPLGAGGLLAGTVLAGLAMLTFTLGVQLLMLKVVYHAPLDFPVGPFLLVTVVGAISMASLGLVIAAIASTMQEAQLLMQMSFMGTLFLSGLTFPLEMYSLRVRQFAQFLPPTHLVTPLKHVMLGGFSLESDGVALCALALMAATAFTIATRLFRWDRTEPLPRRAKASALLALIPVLLFGAWRNTHTQAPRIIIPSAQSRR, encoded by the coding sequence ATGATCCGGGTCCTCTCCAACGCGATCGCTCTCGCGCGAATCACGCTGAAGCTCTATATGCGCGACAGGAAAGCAATGGCGCTCAGCCTGCTGTTTCCGCTCTTCTTCACCGTGGCATTCGGCGCCGCGCTGGGCAAGGGCGGGCGCGAAGAGGTCCGTGAGATCATGCCCATGCTCGTGGGGCTCTCGATCATCACAAGCTCGTTCTTCGGTCAGGGTCTGGGCGTTGTGGTCCAGCGGGAGCGCGGGATGCTGCGGAGATATCGCCTGACGCCGCTCGGCGCCGGAGGGCTGCTCGCCGGCACGGTGCTCGCGGGACTGGCCATGCTCACTTTCACGTTGGGCGTGCAGTTGTTGATGCTCAAGGTCGTATACCACGCTCCGCTCGACTTCCCCGTGGGACCTTTTCTCCTCGTGACTGTTGTCGGGGCCATTTCGATGGCCAGCCTGGGCCTCGTCATCGCGGCGATAGCATCGACCATGCAGGAAGCCCAATTGCTCATGCAGATGTCCTTCATGGGCACGCTTTTTCTGAGCGGACTCACCTTTCCGCTGGAGATGTACAGCCTGCGGGTCCGCCAGTTCGCGCAATTTCTGCCTCCCACCCACCTGGTAACGCCGCTGAAACACGTAATGCTGGGCGGTTTTTCGCTGGAGAGCGACGGCGTGGCGCTGTGCGCCCTGGCGCTGATGGCCGCGACGGCCTTCACAATCGCCACGCGGCTGTTCCGCTGGGACCGCACGGAACCGCTTCCCCGCCGGGCCAAAGCCTCCGCCCTCCTGGCGCTCATACCCGTCCTGCTGTTTGGAGCATGGCGGAACACGCACACGCAGGCGCCACGCATCATCATCCCCTCCGCACAGTCGAGGCGCTGA
- a CDS encoding sorbosone dehydrogenase family protein — MLGRRSALSEYIPLALAGALCAGCSASRPARALPAATGDSAAVSPAEGRPVSLPPPFATPSANNGPRVVPPPVDALPKVPAGYTVALWTADAHNPRNVVLAPNGDVFVVESNRGRVRVFRPAKGDYSKPGEQFVFAQGLRQPFGLTFYKNWVYIGDTDAVVRFPYKPGQTKAVGEPQRITELTPGGYNQHWTRNVLADVRNNKLFVSVGSRTNVDPEEPPRASILQMNPDGSARHTYASGLRNPVGLAINPDTGRLWTAVNERDNLGDDLPPDFVTEVKPGGFYGWPYAYIGPHEDPRRKGERPDLVAKTIVPDVLVGAHVAALNLAFNPGRMLPGKGDAFVALHGSWNRARRDGYSVIRIPVRAGRPAGPPSAFLTGFVLPDDNVWGRPVGICFLPDGSLLVSEDGNDLIYRVTYGKRPTRR, encoded by the coding sequence ATGTTGGGACGAAGATCGGCCCTTTCCGAGTATATCCCCTTGGCCCTCGCCGGAGCGCTCTGTGCAGGCTGTTCCGCCTCACGGCCCGCCCGCGCGCTGCCGGCAGCGACCGGTGATTCCGCCGCCGTTTCCCCGGCGGAAGGCAGGCCAGTGTCGCTTCCCCCACCGTTTGCGACGCCTTCGGCGAACAACGGCCCGCGCGTTGTGCCGCCGCCGGTCGATGCACTGCCAAAGGTCCCGGCCGGCTACACCGTGGCCTTGTGGACCGCCGATGCACACAACCCGCGCAACGTGGTGCTTGCGCCCAATGGCGATGTGTTTGTGGTCGAATCCAACCGCGGCCGGGTTCGGGTCTTCAGGCCGGCGAAAGGCGATTACTCGAAGCCCGGCGAGCAGTTCGTGTTCGCCCAAGGCCTTCGTCAGCCGTTCGGGCTCACGTTCTATAAGAACTGGGTCTACATCGGCGACACCGACGCGGTTGTCCGGTTCCCGTACAAGCCGGGGCAGACGAAGGCAGTCGGTGAACCACAGCGCATCACGGAACTGACGCCGGGCGGTTACAACCAGCACTGGACCCGGAACGTCTTGGCCGATGTCCGTAACAACAAGCTATTTGTCAGCGTCGGCAGCCGAACGAACGTGGATCCGGAGGAACCGCCGCGGGCGAGCATATTACAGATGAACCCGGACGGGTCCGCCCGCCATACATATGCGAGCGGACTTCGCAATCCCGTGGGACTTGCGATCAACCCGGATACCGGCCGACTGTGGACGGCTGTGAACGAGCGCGACAATCTGGGCGACGATCTCCCGCCGGATTTCGTGACGGAGGTCAAGCCCGGCGGTTTCTACGGCTGGCCGTACGCGTACATCGGGCCCCACGAAGACCCTCGGCGCAAGGGTGAGCGCCCCGACCTGGTGGCGAAGACCATCGTGCCCGACGTGCTCGTCGGCGCCCACGTCGCCGCCCTGAACCTCGCCTTCAACCCCGGGAGAATGCTTCCCGGGAAGGGAGACGCGTTCGTCGCTCTCCACGGCTCGTGGAACCGCGCCCGGCGGGACGGATACAGCGTCATCCGCATCCCGGTGAGGGCCGGCCGCCCGGCCGGTCCGCCGTCGGCTTTCCTCACCGGGTTCGTACTCCCGGACGACAACGTCTGGGGCCGCCCGGTCGGCATCTGTTTTCTGCCGGATGGGTCCTTACTCGTCAGCGAAGACGGCAACGACCTTATCTACCGCGTAACGTACGGGAAGCGTCCAACCCGCCGCTAG
- a CDS encoding prepilin-type N-terminal cleavage/methylation domain-containing protein, whose translation MINNPETGRRGFTLIELLVVIAIIAILAAILFPVFARAREQAKRSACVNNLKQIGTAMVMYLDDNDLRMPDRRDLKTSLPGGYHPWTSWPASDPRCGWAALVLGPYIRSNDIWNCPSIVGSPLGKAVQVVQRLSNTDTATTSYWMWRFDRPDDPTPPTDMWGKTPEHAIADLRAANDPNAGVPNSAADVELVVDPYFPKTIPTVAAELKGRSVHMGGRNRLFLDSHVAWLQDARTM comes from the coding sequence GTGATAAACAATCCAGAGACCGGACGACGTGGTTTCACGCTCATCGAACTGCTGGTGGTGATAGCCATCATCGCGATTCTCGCCGCGATACTGTTCCCGGTTTTTGCGAGGGCGCGCGAGCAAGCGAAACGCTCCGCCTGCGTGAACAACCTGAAGCAGATCGGCACGGCGATGGTCATGTACCTGGACGACAACGATCTCCGGATGCCGGACCGCCGCGATCTGAAGACGTCGCTCCCCGGCGGATACCACCCGTGGACATCCTGGCCGGCGTCTGACCCGCGTTGCGGATGGGCTGCGCTCGTGCTCGGGCCCTACATCCGCTCTAACGATATATGGAACTGCCCGTCGATCGTCGGGTCGCCATTGGGAAAGGCCGTTCAGGTGGTCCAGCGACTGTCCAATACCGATACCGCGACGACGAGCTACTGGATGTGGAGGTTTGACCGCCCAGACGACCCGACGCCGCCGACGGATATGTGGGGCAAGACTCCGGAGCACGCCATTGCCGACCTCCGCGCGGCGAACGACCCGAACGCGGGGGTTCCGAACAGCGCCGCCGATGTCGAACTGGTGGTGGATCCGTACTTTCCGAAGACCATCCCGACGGTGGCGGCCGAGCTGAAAGGGCGGTCCGTGCATATGGGCGGGCGGAACCGCCTGTTTCTGGACAGCCACGTCGCATGGCTGCAGGACGCGCGCACGATGTGA
- a CDS encoding sigma-70 family RNA polymerase sigma factor → MNPLLDSARTGHIRPCYENARNGDPRATRAVVDALRPRVSRLAQHYARVTGEDVDDLLQDAMVGLLEALPVLDTRIGQPEPYLIQRAKWRMLDTIKRQRLRRCVPLDDAVHEVTTSRSDGPAATVHVREFTGQLPENQRAVLDCLMDGMTWREAGDVLGCTSANVAYHVRRIRMAYEKWCG, encoded by the coding sequence ATGAATCCCCTGTTGGACAGCGCACGGACCGGTCATATCCGGCCGTGCTACGAAAATGCCAGAAACGGTGATCCGCGCGCCACGCGTGCCGTGGTGGATGCGCTGCGTCCGCGCGTCTCACGCCTGGCCCAGCACTATGCCCGCGTCACGGGCGAGGACGTGGACGACTTGCTGCAGGACGCGATGGTCGGCCTGCTGGAAGCCCTGCCCGTGCTCGATACGCGCATCGGGCAGCCGGAGCCGTACCTGATTCAGCGCGCCAAGTGGCGGATGCTGGACACGATCAAACGGCAGCGCCTTCGGCGCTGCGTGCCACTCGATGACGCCGTGCACGAAGTGACAACCTCTCGCAGTGACGGCCCCGCCGCCACAGTCCACGTCCGGGAGTTCACCGGCCAGCTACCGGAGAACCAGCGCGCCGTCCTCGACTGCCTGATGGACGGAATGACGTGGCGTGAGGCCGGCGACGTTCTCGGCTGCACGTCCGCCAACGTCGCGTACCACGTACGCCGGATCCGGATGGCCTACGAAAAATGGTGTGGATAG
- a CDS encoding DUF6062 family protein, translated as MKNDKHATEHEVREALARGGCAICGLNRRAVEGWIQSLLREGITDVKARLRFREAGGLCGEHTRLLEDNGSPLGVSILLHDVLTQTSPASSGRRPAPRCGACAYLKETEARYVDALATALVWPEVQASFQSSPGLCVPHIQRLVRRARRGTDHWVRMACAAHLEPLISELAEIIRKHDYRYAAEAWGDEADAWRRAAARWSGECVATEK; from the coding sequence ATGAAGAACGATAAGCACGCGACTGAACACGAGGTGCGCGAGGCGCTCGCCCGCGGCGGGTGCGCTATCTGCGGGCTGAATCGACGGGCCGTCGAGGGCTGGATCCAGAGCCTGCTGCGCGAGGGCATCACGGATGTGAAGGCGCGGCTCCGCTTCCGGGAGGCGGGAGGGCTCTGCGGAGAACACACGAGGCTGCTTGAGGACAACGGCAGCCCGCTCGGCGTCTCCATCCTGCTTCACGATGTGCTTACCCAGACCTCCCCGGCGTCGTCCGGCCGGCGCCCCGCACCGAGGTGCGGCGCCTGCGCCTACCTGAAGGAGACCGAAGCGCGCTACGTGGACGCGCTCGCCACCGCCCTCGTCTGGCCGGAGGTTCAGGCATCGTTCCAGTCCTCACCAGGACTCTGCGTGCCGCATATCCAGCGCCTCGTCCGCCGCGCCCGCCGCGGGACCGACCACTGGGTCCGCATGGCCTGCGCCGCACATCTGGAGCCGCTTATCTCGGAACTCGCCGAGATCATCCGCAAGCACGATTACCGCTACGCCGCGGAGGCATGGGGCGACGAAGCAGATGCCTGGCGCCGTGCCGCCGCGCGCTGGAGCGGCGAATGCGTGGCGACTGAGAAGTGA
- the aroF gene encoding 3-deoxy-7-phosphoheptulonate synthase, with amino-acid sequence MIVILKTGAGEGEIQEVRAFLESQGFSIHLSQGAEKTIMGAVGLTDKDKNVLKDQLIGLPQVEDVVIVAKPYKLVNRDFHPEKTVIDVCGVKIGGPEVVVMAGPCTVESPEMILEAARVVKAAGARILRGGAYKPSTSPYSFHGMGIEGLKLLREAKQETGLPIITEVMDTRDVELVGEYTDIFQIGTRNMSNFSLLKEIGQTRIPAMLKRGMASTIEEWLQAAEYIASRGNYDIILCERGIRTFETAYRNVLDVNAIGEVAMRSHLPICGDASHGTGRWQLVGGSTKAALAAGADCVMIETHPNPKTALKDGMQSLTFSDFRRLMGELKPLVEALGRTM; translated from the coding sequence ATGATTGTCATTCTGAAAACAGGTGCAGGAGAAGGGGAGATACAGGAGGTCAGAGCCTTTCTCGAAAGCCAGGGATTCTCCATCCACCTTTCGCAGGGGGCGGAGAAGACCATCATGGGCGCCGTCGGCCTCACGGACAAGGACAAGAACGTCCTGAAGGACCAGTTGATCGGCCTGCCGCAGGTCGAGGACGTGGTCATCGTCGCGAAGCCGTACAAACTCGTCAACCGCGATTTCCACCCGGAGAAAACGGTCATTGACGTGTGCGGCGTGAAGATCGGGGGACCGGAGGTCGTCGTCATGGCGGGGCCGTGTACGGTCGAGAGCCCCGAGATGATCCTTGAGGCGGCGCGAGTGGTCAAGGCCGCGGGAGCGCGCATCCTGCGCGGCGGCGCGTACAAGCCCAGCACCTCGCCGTACTCCTTCCACGGCATGGGCATCGAGGGCCTGAAACTGCTCCGCGAAGCCAAGCAGGAGACCGGACTGCCCATCATTACAGAGGTGATGGACACGCGCGACGTGGAACTGGTGGGAGAGTACACGGACATCTTCCAGATCGGCACGCGCAACATGTCCAACTTCAGCCTTCTGAAGGAGATCGGCCAGACGCGCATCCCGGCGATGCTGAAGCGTGGGATGGCCAGCACCATCGAGGAGTGGCTGCAGGCGGCGGAATACATCGCCAGCCGCGGCAACTACGACATCATCCTCTGCGAACGCGGCATTCGCACGTTTGAGACGGCGTACCGCAACGTACTGGACGTGAACGCCATCGGCGAGGTCGCCATGCGCAGCCACCTGCCGATCTGCGGCGACGCCAGCCACGGAACGGGCCGCTGGCAACTGGTTGGCGGCAGCACCAAGGCCGCCCTGGCCGCCGGCGCCGACTGCGTGATGATCGAAACCCACCCCAACCCGAAAACCGCCCTCAAGGACGGCATGCAGAGCCTCACCTTCTCGGATTTCAGGAGGTTGATGGGCGAACTGAAACCCCTGGTGGAAGCGCTTGGACGAACCATGTAG
- a CDS encoding N-acetyltransferase: protein MIIRTETSDDFPRIYELVKVAFQTAKVSGGTEQDFVNQVRSGDAYIPELALVAEEGGQLIGHIMMSKIDIVNGTGKSGSLLLAPVCVALEHRDNGIGSALIRESMGLAREMGYTSVLLLGDPAYYHRFGFRTSTDFGITFAHQTPEIEANVMACELKPNALAGVNGSFDC from the coding sequence ATGATCATCAGAACAGAAACCAGCGACGATTTCCCGCGCATATACGAGTTGGTCAAAGTCGCGTTTCAGACGGCGAAGGTGAGCGGTGGAACCGAACAGGACTTTGTGAACCAGGTCCGGAGCGGCGATGCATACATCCCGGAACTGGCCCTGGTGGCCGAGGAAGGTGGGCAACTTATCGGCCACATTATGATGTCGAAGATCGACATCGTGAACGGGACCGGCAAGTCGGGTTCGCTCCTTCTGGCGCCCGTCTGCGTCGCCCTGGAGCATCGTGACAATGGAATCGGTTCCGCTCTGATCAGGGAGAGCATGGGGCTGGCACGCGAGATGGGTTACACCTCCGTGCTGCTTCTTGGCGACCCGGCCTATTACCACCGGTTCGGCTTCAGAACGTCCACGGATTTCGGCATCACGTTCGCGCACCAGACCCCGGAGATCGAAGCGAACGTAATGGCCTGCGAACTGAAGCCGAACGCCCTGGCTGGCGTCAACGGGTCTTTCGACTGCTGA
- a CDS encoding phospholipase D family protein, whose product MASPFASAFGAFIDSVQTRCVICSPYITQGPMRLLVDGVREKGAQNAVSVTVVTDISASNLVQGSTDVAALIYLCEHLPKTRLIYLPRIHAKVFTSGDSLALIGSANFTEGGFRGNLEYGVRVTEESVVKRVNHDIRRYARLGGLVSPDRLLSLQSQVTEIRVAVSEEQRSIRAKLRAASSELRQNAQDDLVRIRLKGRSLQSIFADTVLYLLSDRRLSTQDLYEMVPAIHPDLCDDSVSRIISGDRRVIWQHRLRHAQQALKKKGLIENDPASGEWLLSSNQDGSVSPAAD is encoded by the coding sequence ATGGCCTCGCCGTTTGCGTCGGCATTCGGCGCGTTCATCGACAGCGTCCAGACGCGCTGCGTAATCTGCTCCCCATACATCACGCAAGGCCCAATGCGCCTGTTGGTAGATGGAGTCCGTGAAAAGGGTGCGCAGAATGCTGTATCTGTGACTGTTGTCACGGACATCTCGGCATCCAACTTGGTCCAGGGAAGCACCGATGTCGCGGCGTTAATCTATCTGTGCGAGCATCTGCCGAAGACGCGACTAATCTACCTGCCACGTATTCACGCCAAGGTGTTCACTTCCGGAGACTCTTTGGCATTGATCGGCTCTGCGAACTTCACAGAGGGCGGGTTCCGAGGCAACCTCGAGTATGGCGTGCGGGTGACTGAAGAGTCAGTCGTGAAGCGCGTAAACCACGACATACGGCGCTACGCTCGGCTTGGCGGATTGGTCAGCCCAGATCGTTTGCTGAGTCTTCAGAGCCAAGTGACCGAAATCCGCGTTGCCGTTTCCGAAGAACAGAGGTCAATCAGGGCGAAACTTCGAGCCGCGTCGTCGGAATTGCGGCAGAACGCTCAAGACGACCTCGTCCGTATCCGCCTAAAGGGCAGATCCCTGCAGAGCATTTTCGCTGACACGGTACTCTACTTGTTGTCGGATCGCCGTCTGTCAACGCAGGACCTCTACGAGATGGTCCCTGCTATCCATCCAGATCTGTGCGACGACTCAGTTTCCCGGATCATCAGCGGAGATCGCCGCGTGATTTGGCAACACCGGTTGCGACATGCGCAACAGGCCCTGAAGAAGAAGGGGCTCATTGAGAATGATCCTGCGTCGGGCGAATGGTTGCTTTCGAGCAATCAGGATGGCTCTGTGTCTCCCGCAGCAGACTGA
- a CDS encoding PA14 domain-containing protein — translation MDSGAPTPTRGKLRMTLACALSLVMLHGPHSAAAVNVLTYHNDNARTGANAAETVLTPANVNACGFGKAFSQAVDGQIYAEPLYMADMPISGKGTHNVVFVCTMHDTVYAFDADSASGDNSAPLWSRTFTNPPGVTSVPTTDLGNGYGDIEREIGICGTPVIDAGTNTMYLVAKTKETSGATPAYVQRLHALDVASGAEKFGGPLTISGSVSGTGYNGAYGVIEDVSHGVAFDPRNENQRSALLLVNGIVYVAWAAHEDHDAYHGWVMAFTVNQPTQTLTRYAVFCATPNGGRAGVWQGAGGPAADGSGAIYFATGNGSFSPATSNYGDSFLKLNQGVGPLTVSSYFTPSNQAGLDAADADVGSGGPLLLPDQPGTHPHVMVGCGKEGKIYLLNRDSLGGYGAVDNVLQEIGGANNGVWGVPAYWNSHVYFGSQGDALKSFALANGQLSAGPDSRSAATFGYPGATPVVSANGNTNGILWALNVGSYGSDGPAVLYAYDASNLASELYNSNQAGARDVMGQAIKFAVPTVANGKVYVGTGTELDVFGLGAPLGIVNAVPMGNTSVRVTFTCPLDSTTSQAASNYVLDNGAAVIAANLDSSGTVVTLTTSPLLTFVPYTLRVTGVLDRSTPPRAIPPGASVTLSLSGLSGLTGSYFTNINLSGSPAIVRVDPIIDFDWNNSPPDPAIGMVTYSVRWTGYLRAPTSGPYTFYTVTDDGVRLWVNGSKLVDAWVDQAPTEHSGAITLSAGVRYPVTVEFYQNYGGSVARLLWSGPSIAKAVVPSASLLARGYNYMDVAYALNAAGGLQNAMSAPALISGGQLDIRGVTLLIRKAAGLDANP, via the coding sequence ATGGATTCTGGCGCGCCGACACCCACCCGGGGAAAGCTGCGGATGACGCTGGCATGCGCCCTTTCCCTTGTGATGCTTCACGGACCGCACTCCGCGGCTGCCGTAAACGTCCTGACATACCACAATGACAACGCGCGCACGGGGGCGAACGCGGCTGAAACCGTGCTGACGCCTGCCAACGTGAACGCGTGCGGGTTCGGGAAGGCCTTTTCGCAGGCGGTTGACGGCCAGATATACGCGGAACCTCTCTACATGGCGGACATGCCGATCAGCGGAAAGGGAACTCACAACGTCGTGTTCGTTTGCACGATGCACGACACGGTGTATGCCTTCGACGCAGACAGCGCGTCTGGCGACAACTCCGCGCCGCTGTGGTCGCGCACATTCACAAACCCGCCCGGTGTAACGTCCGTGCCAACTACCGATCTGGGGAACGGCTACGGGGACATAGAGCGGGAGATTGGCATCTGTGGCACGCCGGTGATCGACGCAGGCACCAACACGATGTACCTCGTGGCCAAGACGAAAGAGACCTCCGGCGCCACACCCGCCTACGTTCAGCGCCTTCATGCGCTTGATGTAGCCTCGGGAGCCGAGAAGTTTGGCGGCCCCCTCACGATCTCGGGTTCCGTTTCCGGCACGGGTTACAACGGCGCGTACGGGGTCATTGAAGACGTCTCGCACGGGGTTGCGTTCGATCCTCGCAATGAGAACCAGCGCTCAGCCCTCCTGCTTGTGAACGGGATCGTCTATGTCGCGTGGGCCGCGCACGAAGATCACGACGCCTATCACGGCTGGGTCATGGCTTTCACCGTCAACCAGCCCACTCAGACCCTGACCCGCTACGCGGTCTTCTGCGCGACGCCCAACGGCGGACGGGCGGGCGTCTGGCAAGGAGCGGGCGGACCGGCGGCGGACGGATCGGGCGCTATCTATTTCGCCACCGGCAACGGCTCTTTCTCGCCCGCGACATCCAATTACGGTGATTCCTTCCTGAAGCTCAACCAGGGAGTCGGCCCGCTGACGGTATCAAGTTACTTCACGCCGTCCAATCAGGCCGGCCTGGATGCCGCGGACGCGGACGTAGGTTCCGGCGGCCCCCTTCTCCTTCCCGATCAACCTGGAACACACCCTCACGTCATGGTGGGCTGCGGAAAGGAAGGCAAGATCTACCTTTTGAACCGCGACAGCCTCGGCGGATATGGCGCGGTGGATAACGTGTTGCAGGAGATCGGAGGGGCTAATAATGGCGTGTGGGGAGTGCCCGCATACTGGAATTCGCACGTCTATTTCGGCTCACAGGGGGATGCGCTCAAGTCATTCGCCCTAGCCAATGGCCAGCTGTCAGCCGGTCCGGACTCAAGGTCGGCGGCGACCTTCGGCTACCCCGGCGCCACGCCGGTGGTCTCGGCTAACGGGAACACCAACGGCATTTTGTGGGCCCTCAACGTGGGATCCTATGGCTCGGATGGTCCCGCGGTGCTGTACGCCTATGACGCCAGCAACCTGGCGAGCGAGCTGTACAATTCGAACCAGGCCGGCGCGCGGGACGTCATGGGCCAGGCCATCAAATTCGCCGTGCCCACGGTGGCGAACGGCAAGGTCTACGTCGGCACGGGCACTGAATTGGACGTTTTCGGGCTTGGCGCGCCCCTTGGCATCGTGAACGCCGTCCCGATGGGTAACACCTCGGTCCGCGTAACGTTCACGTGCCCGTTGGACAGCACGACCTCGCAGGCTGCGTCGAACTACGTCCTGGACAATGGCGCCGCCGTCATCGCCGCGAATCTGGATTCAAGCGGCACGGTTGTAACGCTGACGACATCGCCTCTTCTGACGTTTGTCCCTTATACCTTGCGCGTCACGGGCGTTCTTGACCGTTCCACCCCGCCCCGGGCCATTCCACCCGGCGCCAGCGTCACGCTGTCGCTTTCCGGTCTTTCCGGTCTGACAGGGTCCTACTTCACGAACATCAACCTCAGCGGCTCGCCCGCCATTGTCCGCGTGGATCCGATCATCGATTTTGACTGGAATAACTCGCCTCCCGATCCGGCGATCGGGATGGTGACGTATAGCGTCAGGTGGACCGGATATTTGCGAGCGCCGACGTCGGGGCCTTACACGTTCTACACGGTGACGGACGACGGAGTGAGGCTGTGGGTGAACGGATCGAAGCTGGTGGATGCGTGGGTCGATCAGGCTCCAACCGAGCACTCGGGCGCCATCACGCTTTCGGCCGGCGTGCGGTACCCTGTCACCGTCGAATTCTATCAGAACTACGGCGGTTCGGTGGCCCGGCTGCTCTGGAGCGGGCCTTCGATCGCCAAGGCCGTCGTTCCGTCCGCATCGTTGCTTGCGCGCGGTTACAACTATATGGACGTTGCCTACGCATTGAATGCAGCGGGCGGCCTTCAGAATGCTATGAGTGCGCCCGCCCTGATTTCCGGCGGACAACTCGATATTCGCGGCGTGACGCTGCTGATTCGCAAGGCCGCCGGACTGGATGCCAACCCGTGA
- a CDS encoding ABC transporter ATP-binding protein has protein sequence MEDTRIITEERETAGAAVASVRDLRKRYKEVEAVRGLSFDLRRGEIFGLLGPNGAGKTTTIEIMEGLRAYDAGSVSVLGLDPWRQTQDLKQRIGAALQDTMLPDKIKVGEALSLYAGFYDRRVDLSALMARFDLKAKRNATYETLSGGQKQRLALALTLVNDPDLVFLDEPTAGLDAQVRRDLHEIILQLRADGKTVLLTTHYIEEAERLCDRVAIIAQGELKAIGTPEELRSRASSLARIGVRIVPGVGEDVLRSLPTVADVTLRDDIAWLSTRRPAETVAALVRMLDNRESSLESISIIQPTLEDLYLELTGAEEAAP, from the coding sequence ATGGAGGACACGCGAATAATCACTGAAGAACGAGAGACGGCTGGCGCAGCCGTCGCCAGCGTTCGCGACCTGCGCAAACGCTACAAGGAAGTCGAGGCGGTGCGCGGACTCTCCTTTGACCTCAGGCGAGGGGAGATCTTCGGCTTGCTGGGGCCCAATGGCGCCGGCAAGACCACCACGATCGAAATCATGGAAGGCTTGCGCGCCTACGATGCAGGCAGCGTGAGCGTTCTGGGCCTCGATCCATGGCGCCAGACCCAGGATCTCAAACAACGTATCGGCGCGGCCTTGCAGGACACTATGCTGCCGGACAAGATCAAGGTCGGCGAAGCGCTGTCCCTTTATGCCGGGTTCTATGACCGCCGAGTGGACCTTTCCGCGCTGATGGCCCGGTTCGATCTGAAGGCCAAGCGCAACGCCACCTACGAAACGCTGTCCGGCGGACAGAAGCAGCGCCTGGCCCTCGCGCTGACGCTGGTGAACGACCCGGATCTCGTTTTCCTCGACGAACCCACAGCCGGCTTGGACGCCCAGGTGCGGCGCGACCTGCACGAGATCATACTTCAACTTCGCGCGGACGGGAAGACTGTTCTCCTGACGACGCACTACATCGAGGAGGCCGAGCGGCTATGCGACCGCGTGGCGATCATCGCTCAGGGTGAATTGAAGGCCATCGGAACGCCCGAGGAACTGCGGTCGCGGGCGTCCAGCCTGGCCCGGATTGGCGTTCGAATCGTTCCCGGAGTTGGGGAGGACGTTCTGCGCAGCCTGCCAACGGTGGCGGATGTGACGCTGCGAGACGATATCGCATGGCTGAGCACACGGCGGCCGGCCGAGACCGTCGCCGCGCTCGTGCGGATGCTCGACAACCGCGAATCATCGCTGGAGAGCATATCCATCATCCAACCGACGCTGGAGGACCTCTACCTGGAACTCACGGGCGCCGAGGAGGCTGCCCCATGA
- a CDS encoding AIM24 family protein, translating into MQFPGLLPTSLQNERFGDITYHIEGELVPALHVELDGRMPIYFEHYTLLWKSPQVNVGVKPLAGAMRRMFAGMQVFVTQATGVGQIAFSRDGAGHVFAMHLATGQRIDVREHQFLAATDNVDYSFQRVKGIANMMFGGTGFFIDTFRCVSGEGILWLHGYGNVFEVNLGPGEQIDVEPGGWIYKDQSVQMETVRQGLATGLFASAGSFVFNRFTGPGRLGIQSMYIHMPTES; encoded by the coding sequence ATGCAGTTCCCAGGTTTGTTGCCAACCAGCTTGCAGAATGAACGCTTCGGGGATATTACGTACCACATCGAGGGCGAACTCGTGCCGGCGTTGCACGTTGAACTGGACGGCAGGATGCCGATCTATTTCGAGCATTACACGCTGTTGTGGAAATCGCCCCAGGTCAACGTGGGGGTCAAGCCGCTGGCCGGCGCGATGCGGAGGATGTTCGCCGGGATGCAGGTATTCGTGACGCAGGCGACAGGCGTCGGCCAGATTGCGTTCAGCCGGGACGGCGCCGGCCACGTATTCGCGATGCACCTCGCGACGGGCCAGCGCATCGACGTCCGCGAGCATCAATTCCTCGCCGCCACGGATAACGTGGACTATTCCTTCCAGCGCGTGAAGGGAATCGCCAACATGATGTTCGGCGGAACGGGCTTCTTCATCGACACCTTTCGCTGCGTCTCGGGCGAAGGCATCCTGTGGCTGCACGGATACGGAAACGTATTTGAAGTGAACCTGGGGCCCGGCGAGCAGATCGACGTTGAGCCCGGCGGCTGGATCTACAAGGATCAGAGCGTCCAGATGGAGACCGTGCGGCAGGGGCTGGCCACAGGGCTCTTCGCCAGCGCGGGTTCATTCGTCTTCAACCGGTTCACCGGCCCCGGACGACTCGGCATCCAGAGCATGTACATCCACATGCCGACAGAAAGCTGA